From the Rhizobium sp. SL42 genome, the window CCAGCCCGGAAGACGAGTTGCGCTACGTCTGGAAACAGGGCGAGCGCGTGATCGCCACCGCCTACGATACCCCGGCCGTCGGCTGGCGCGGCGAACGCGTCAACACGCTTCGCCTGTGGTCTGCCCAGCCGATCGACCCGATCCTGCTCGATGCCTTCAACGCCGGCGACCATATCGGCGCGCTGCGCGAGAGCAACAAGGCTGAAAGCCTGACCCGCGTGCTCTATCCAGCCGACGCCACGCCCGCCGGCCAGGAACTGCGCCTCCGGCAGGAATATTTCTTCTGTTCGGCATCGCTGCAGGACATCGTCCGTCGCCACCTGCAGCAGGGCAACGCCTTGTCCGCTCTGCCCGACAAGGTCGCGGTCCAGCTGAACGATACCCATCCGGCCGTCTCGGTCGTCGAACTCATGCGCCTGCTCGTCGACGTGCATGGCCTCGATTTCGACACCGCCTGGGACATCACCTGGAAGACCTTCTCCTACACCAACCACACGCTGCTGCCGGAAGCGCTGGAAAGCTGGCCGGTTCCCCTCTTCGAGCGCCTTTTGCCGCGCCACATGCAGCTGGTCTACGAGATCAACGCCAAGGTCCTGCTGGCGGCCCGCAAGAACCGCGGCTTCTCCGACAGCGAAATCAGCCGGATCTCGCTGATCGACGAAAGCGGCGATCGCCGGGTGCGCATGGGCAATCTTGCCTTCATCGGCGCTCATTCGATCAACGGCGTCTCCGCGCTGCATACGGAACTGATGAAGGAAACGGTGTTTGCCGACCTGCACAAACTGTATCCGACCCGCATCAACAACAAGACCAACGGGATCACGCCTCGCCGCTGGCTGATGCAGTGCAACTCGGACCTGACGTCGCTTATCAAGGAAGCGATCGGCCCCGAATTCCTCGATGACGCGAGCAAGCTGACGGCCCTTGACGCCTTTGCCGACGATGCGTCTTTCCAGCAGAAATTCGCAGCCGTGAAACGTGCCAACAAGGAAAAGCTGGCAGCCCTTGTCGCAAGCCGCATGGGCATCCGGCTTGACCCGAATGCGATGTTCGACATTCAGATCAAGCGCATTCACGAATACAAGCGCCAGTTGCTCAACATCATTGAAACCGTTGCCCTGTTCGACCAGATGCGATCGCATCCGGAACGCGACTGGGTTCCGCGCGTAAAAATCTTCGCCGGCAAGGCGGCGCCGAGCTATCACAACGCCAAGCTGATCATCAAGCTCGCCAATGACGTCGCCCGCGTCGTCAACAACGACCCGTCCGTGCGCGGCCTGCTCAAGGTCGTGTTCGTGCCGAACTACAACGTCTCGCTTGCCGAAGTGATGGTGCCGGCCGCCGACCTCTCCGAACAAATTTCCACCGCCGGCATGGAAGCGTCGGGAACCGGGAACATGAAGTTTGCGTTGAACGGTGCATTGACCATCGGCACGCTCGATGGTGCCAATGTCGAAATGCGGGATCATGTCGGAGAGGAAAACATTGTGATTTTCGGAATGACCGCCGACGAAGTCGGTCGCGTCCGGGCCGAGGGATACAATCCGCGTGCGGCGATCGAGGCCTCTCGCGACCTTTCCCAGGCCCTGGCTGCGATTTCCTCCGGCGTGTTTTCGCCCGATGACCGCGAGCGTTATACCGGGCTGATGCAAGGCATCTACCAGCATGACTGGTTCATGGTCGCCGCAGATTTCGACGCCTACACCCAGGCCCAGCGGCAGGTCGACCAGATCTGGACCGACACATCTGGCTGGTACTCGAAAACGATCCGCAATACGGCGCG encodes:
- a CDS encoding glycogen/starch/alpha-glucan phosphorylase: MIKTPHAADLPLPKRIASDPDALAAEIMEKLTYAIGKDAKVATPHDWLTATILVVRDRIIDKWMESTRTTYHNNGKRVYYLSLEFLIGRLMRDAMSNLGLMEDIRQALTSLSVDLDVIAGLEPDAALGNGGLGRLAACFMESMATVNIPAYGYGIRYVHGLFRQQMAEGWQVELPESWLAHGNPWEFERRESSYEVGYGGTVETITSPEDELRYVWKQGERVIATAYDTPAVGWRGERVNTLRLWSAQPIDPILLDAFNAGDHIGALRESNKAESLTRVLYPADATPAGQELRLRQEYFFCSASLQDIVRRHLQQGNALSALPDKVAVQLNDTHPAVSVVELMRLLVDVHGLDFDTAWDITWKTFSYTNHTLLPEALESWPVPLFERLLPRHMQLVYEINAKVLLAARKNRGFSDSEISRISLIDESGDRRVRMGNLAFIGAHSINGVSALHTELMKETVFADLHKLYPTRINNKTNGITPRRWLMQCNSDLTSLIKEAIGPEFLDDASKLTALDAFADDASFQQKFAAVKRANKEKLAALVASRMGIRLDPNAMFDIQIKRIHEYKRQLLNIIETVALFDQMRSHPERDWVPRVKIFAGKAAPSYHNAKLIIKLANDVARVVNNDPSVRGLLKVVFVPNYNVSLAEVMVPAADLSEQISTAGMEASGTGNMKFALNGALTIGTLDGANVEMRDHVGEENIVIFGMTADEVGRVRAEGYNPRAAIEASRDLSQALAAISSGVFSPDDRERYTGLMQGIYQHDWFMVAADFDAYTQAQRQVDQIWTDTSGWYSKTIRNTARMGWFSSDRTIRQYNADIWRA